A single region of the Branchiostoma lanceolatum isolate klBraLanc5 chromosome 1, klBraLanc5.hap2, whole genome shotgun sequence genome encodes:
- the LOC136428637 gene encoding kin of IRRE-like protein 2, with product MEQKVTVLYGQDDFSLECLAYGNPKPRIRWRRKDTTLYWENPLRFHRVRYDVEGTYQCVATSDGFPQAIRDADVDVVGRPIMVGKRAGSMMSVISGGIARLSCDVIADPLGDKIVWIWRGTEGQEKELRSGHNGMTIVETKGGQSKSSALTISMVSKTHEGTYTCKASNMFSTVQRDIKLEVKETSKTLFITIVVAVSVTILAVIAVSCLLITKRRGQRHSKKRPALRLKEASRPMPPVPKYAKQTGTIDSGVEDLELQEMDGTLKPRPPRRVDKNDWTSVGLTYSGLVHGHATSLPPYATIERHQPDGDDGIGFEEEQVPLALPAKPNLRRLQPTPPSPSGGCGSRALTTSVDNVL from the exons ATGGAACAAAAGGTCACTGTACTCTACGGCCAGGACGATTTCTCACTGGAATGTCTGGCCTACGGCAACCCAAAGCCTCGGATCCGCTGGCGGCGGAAGGATACAACCCTCTACTGGGAAAATCCACTCCGGTTCCATCGGGTTCGTTACGACGTGGAGGGGACGTATCAATGCGTGGCAACCAGCGACGGCTTCCCACAGGCAATAAGGGATGCAGATGTTGACGTCGTAG GGCGACCCATCATGGTTGGAAAGCGGGCGGGAAGCATGATGTCCGTCATTTCTGGGGGAATAGCGAGGCTTTCGTGTGACGTCATCGCGGATCCTCTCGGGGATAAGATTGTGTGGATATGGCGTGGCACCGAGGGTCAAGAAAAAGAACTTCGGTCTGGACACAACGGCATGACCATTGTAGAGACAAAGGGGGGGCAGAGCAAGTCGTCCGCATTAACGATATCCATGGTCTCCAAGACGCACGAAGGAACATACACTTGCAAGGCGTCCAACATGTTCTCAACAGTACAGCGCGACATCAAACTTGAAGTTAAAG AGACGAGTAAGACCCTGTTTATCACCATCGTCGTTGCTGTTTCGGTGACTATTCTGGCTGTCATTGCCGTGAGTTGTTTATTAATCACCAAACGACGAGGGCAGAGACACAGCAAGAAACGTCCAG CGTTAAGATTAAAGGAAGCATCTCGCCCGATGCCACCCGTACCGAAGTACGCCAAGCAGACCGGCACCATTGACTCCGGTGTGGAGGACCTGGAGCTACAGGAGATGGACGGTACGCTCAAACCACGGCCTCCTCGTAGAGTCGACAAGAACGACTGGACATCAGTGGGCCTCACCTACTCTG GTCTGGTCCATGGCCATGCAACTTCTCTCCCACCATACGCGACCATAGAGCGCCATCAACCCGATGGAGACGACGGTATCGGATTTGAAGAAGAG CAGGTCCCACTTGCCCTGCCTGCCAAACCGAACCTCAGACGATTGCAGCCGACTCCACCATCTCCATCAGGCGGCTGCGGGAGTCGTGCACTAACGACAAGCGTGGACAACGTGTTGTAG
- the LOC136427848 gene encoding kin of IRRE-like protein 1 encodes MMTGLELPSKVGQQVQLRCESSGGHPLPDLTWYNGTQAFSGQRVRKQERDGKVEVELTLQQLTKWDNGMNLTCRARQPFPEITSEQESWGILNVHYPPAMSIPRTSVRVIEGQPANLTCLVDSNPSAIIRWTKLGHNSFLRGNIREQTFHIPGASRQDAGTYKCSAENGLPPISVGTVTLEVLYPPQIDPSMDERISILQGDEEFSLECVVEGNPKPKVMWRRKDTKLYWKNPLRFHLVRYDIEGTYQCVATSDGFTQRTKDVFIDVVGKPKLEGEGDSSTMSVLTGETARLGCTVMADPLPHDIKWIWRNNYGQEEMLSSGSSHIVTIRRNQQITSSLTIPKVAVQHAGNYVCKATNMFGSVKRNIDLQISDSFPDIIVITSITAGAILLLTVVAVVILFAKKKGWICKSHQDAPRPMPPVPKYVYKTGTIDSGVEDLQELQEMYGTLKPRPPPRVEKKWELVGLSYTGLVHSTSLPPYSAVDHRNHPGGKAVLDISPNGSIERVAPLGSPVSNDMG; translated from the exons ATGATGACGGGTTTGGAGCTGCCAAGTAAAGTAGGCCAACAGGTTCAACTGAGATGTGAATCTTCAGGAGGACACCCGCTACCTGATCTGACGTGGTACAACGGTACACAGGCATTCAGTGGACAACGAGTGAGAAAGCAGGAGAGAGATGGCAAAGTAGAAGTTGAACTTACTCTTCAGCAACTGACAAAGTGGGACAACGGCATGAACCTAACCTGCAGAGCCAGGCAACCGTTCCCAGAAATCACATCTGAGCAAGAGTCCTGGGGTATTCTGAATGTTCACT ACCCTCCAGCTATGTCTATTCCTAGAACATCTGTACGAGTTATAGAAGGACAACCCGCAAACCTAACATGTCTGGTCGACAGCAACCCGTCTGCGATCATTAGATGGACCAAGCTTGGCCATAATAGTTTTCTCAGGGGCAACATCAG GGAGCAAACGTTCCACATCCCGGGTGCTTCTCGCCAAGACGCAGGGACTTACAAGTGCTCTGCAGAAAATGGTCTGCCTCCCATAAGTGTTGGGACTGTCACTTTAGAGGTTTTGT ACCCACCACAGATTGACCCATCCATGGACGAGAGGATTTCCATTCTTCAAGGCGATGAAGAATTTTCCTTAGAGTGTGTCGTGGAAGGCAATCCTAAACCTAAAGTCATGTGGCGAAGGAAGGATACAAAGTTGTACTGGAAAAACCCACTCCGGTTCCACTTGGTGCGCTATGACATAGAAGGGACGTATCAATGCGTCGCTACAAGCGATGGGTTCACGCAGAGGACAAAGGACGTTTTCATCGATGTAGTAG GAAAGCCGAAGCTGGAAGGGGAAGGAGACTCATCCACGATGTCTGTCCTGACTGGTGAAACTGCACGGCTAGGTTGTACAGTCATGGCTGACCCACTGCCACACGATATCAAATGGATATGGAGAAATAATTACGGACAGGAAGAAATGCTGTCAAGTGGCTCCAGTCATATTGTTACAATACGAAGAAACCAACAGATAACATCATCTCTGACCATACCCAAGGTAGCTGTGCAACATGCCGGAAACTACGTCTGCAAGGCAACTAACATGTTTGGATCCGTCAAGCGAAATATCGATCTGCAGATATCAG ACTCCTTCCCAGACATCATTGTCATAACTTCCATCACTGCTGGAGCGATCCTACTGCTGACAGTGGTAGCAGTTGTGATTCTCTTTGCGAAGAAAAAGGGCTGGATATGCAAATCCCACCAAGATG CTCCCCGCCCGATGCCTCCCGTGCCGAAGTACGTGTACAAGACCGGCACCATTGACTCCGGTGTGGAGGACCTACAGGAGCTACAGGAGATGTACGGTACTCTCAAACCTCGTCCTCCTCCAAGAGTGGAGAAGAAATGGGAGTTGGTTGGACTGTCCTATACAG GATTAGTCCATTCTACGTCTCTGCCGCCGTATTCTGCGGTGGACCATCGCAATCACCCTGGTGGTAAGGCTGTTCTCGACATCTCACCCAACGGTAGCATTGAGCGG GTTGCCCCCTTGGGTTCCCCGGTATCCAATGACATGGGTTGA